A stretch of Candidatus Nanogingivalaceae bacterium DNA encodes these proteins:
- a CDS encoding CYTH domain-containing protein, with protein sequence MKKVIVKAKIKNKVDFIKRLTDTGHDFGRVIFQNDRVFLPRGYQPSRNLPKLMIRTEIIDPKRKPWYQLIQKRHIQSENVDLIHETPVLNYSETAHIVQQLGFEMKVEVLRNRQKLQVEDTTFYLDDVEKLGTFIKLEREVKKGDNPDAIRQELWDVLEVLGIDKTANSPENYTAQLLRKKEKSKK encoded by the coding sequence ATGAAAAAAGTTATTGTAAAAGCAAAAATTAAAAATAAGGTTGATTTTATCAAGCGCTTAACAGATACGGGGCATGATTTTGGTCGTGTTATTTTTCAGAATGACCGCGTTTTTTTGCCGCGTGGTTACCAACCAAGTCGAAACTTGCCAAAATTGATGATTCGAACAGAGATTATTGATCCAAAGCGTAAGCCGTGGTATCAGCTAATCCAAAAACGACACATTCAAAGTGAAAATGTCGACTTAATTCATGAAACACCTGTTTTGAACTATTCTGAAACTGCACACATTGTTCAACAACTAGGCTTTGAAATGAAAGTTGAAGTTCTCCGAAATCGTCAAAAGCTTCAAGTAGAAGATACAACTTTTTACTTAGATGATGTTGAAAAACTTGGAACATTCATTAAACTTGAAAGAGAAGTTAAAAAAGGTGATAATCCAGATGCGATTCGTCAAGAGTTGTGGGATGTTTTGGAAGTTCTCGGAATTGATAAAACCGCAAACTCTCCAGAAAACTATACTGCACAACTTCTTCGAAAGAAAGAAAAGTCTAAAAAATAA
- a CDS encoding RNA methyltransferase — protein MKKISSAQNPLVKKLVQLSEKQSFRNKQKMTIIEGAHLTAEWLKRFGAPDFCVISSSSKRSEEVEGIIQKCEELNTEIIELEAKIYSKISPVIEGVGVLFVVKIPENQGVDFCEDSIILDRVQDPGNLGTILRSAVGFGVKQIICSKGTVSVWSPKVLRAGMGAHFQLEIFENEDLKDVIEKLKVPTFATSLKAQKTIYDEDFTVKTAWIFGNEGSGVSEEVLSKVRKKVIIPQIGEIESLNVAMAATVCLSEQSRQRLKYKHLGNS, from the coding sequence ATGAAGAAGATTAGTTCGGCGCAAAATCCATTGGTTAAAAAACTTGTTCAGCTTTCAGAAAAGCAAAGTTTTCGAAACAAGCAAAAAATGACCATTATTGAAGGTGCGCACTTGACGGCCGAGTGGCTTAAGCGCTTCGGTGCGCCGGATTTTTGCGTGATTTCGAGTTCTTCAAAAAGAAGCGAAGAAGTTGAAGGAATTATTCAAAAATGTGAAGAATTAAATACTGAAATTATTGAGCTTGAAGCTAAAATATATTCAAAGATTAGTCCTGTTATTGAGGGCGTTGGTGTTCTGTTTGTTGTGAAAATACCAGAAAATCAAGGTGTTGATTTTTGTGAAGATTCAATTATTCTCGACAGGGTTCAGGATCCGGGAAATTTGGGAACAATTTTACGTAGCGCAGTCGGTTTTGGTGTTAAACAAATAATTTGTTCAAAAGGGACTGTTTCGGTTTGGTCGCCAAAAGTTTTGCGAGCAGGGATGGGGGCGCATTTTCAACTAGAGATTTTTGAGAATGAGGATTTAAAAGATGTTATCGAAAAGCTTAAAGTTCCAACTTTTGCAACAAGCTTAAAAGCCCAAAAAACAATTTATGATGAGGATTTTACAGTAAAAACTGCTTGGATTTTTGGCAATGAAGGTTCTGGTGTTTCAGAAGAAGTTCTTTCGAAAGTTAGGAAGAAGGTGATAATTCCGCAAATTGGTGAAATCGAAAGTCTGAATGTTGCGATGGCTGCAACGGTTTGTCTTTCAGAACAATCTCGGCAACGACTAAAATATAAGCATCTTGGCAACAGTTAA
- the ftsE gene encoding cell division ATP-binding protein FtsE, with protein sequence MILLDRVTKVYGNSNTPAINRISLHIKPKEFVILVGTSGAGKSSLLKMLTREEKQTSGKIVVGGIDYDKLRDKDIPLLRRRIGVIFQDFKLLPNRTVFENVAFALEIAGMTNHEIKATVPKVIKLVGLQGKENNFPHQLSGGERQRVAIARALARQPKILIADEPTGNLDPKHSWDIIRLLEKINDYGTTVVLTTHNVEIVNRLKRRVITLSHGKITHDQSQGEYRQ encoded by the coding sequence ATGATATTATTAGATCGTGTAACTAAAGTTTATGGGAATTCAAACACTCCTGCAATCAACAGGATCAGTCTTCATATTAAACCAAAAGAGTTTGTGATTTTGGTAGGAACTAGTGGTGCTGGAAAATCATCACTGTTAAAGATGCTAACTCGCGAAGAGAAGCAAACTAGCGGTAAAATTGTAGTTGGCGGAATTGACTACGATAAACTTCGAGATAAAGATATTCCACTTTTGCGTCGTCGAATTGGTGTGATTTTTCAGGATTTTAAACTTTTACCAAATCGAACTGTTTTCGAAAATGTTGCTTTTGCGCTTGAAATTGCTGGAATGACAAATCATGAAATCAAAGCAACGGTTCCAAAAGTTATTAAGCTTGTTGGGCTTCAAGGTAAAGAGAATAATTTCCCGCATCAGTTAAGTGGTGGTGAACGTCAGCGTGTTGCGATTGCACGTGCACTCGCTCGTCAGCCGAAAATTCTAATCGCCGATGAGCCAACAGGAAATCTCGACCCAAAACACAGTTGGGATATTATTCGCTTGCTTGAAAAAATTAACGATTACGGAACAACAGTGGTGCTAACTACGCACAATGTTGAAATTGTTAACAGATTAAAGCGCCGTGTTATTACATTGAGTCACGGAAAAATTACTCACGATCAGTCACAGGGGGAATATAGACAGTAA